In a genomic window of Mucilaginibacter sp. KACC 22063:
- a CDS encoding citrate synthase — protein sequence MSETAQLTIGDKVIDLPVIEGTEHEKAVDISKLRDQSGYVTLDIGYKNTGATKSAITFLDGEQGILKYRGYPIEQLAEKSTFIEVAYLLIYGDLPTEQQLKDFQYQINRHTLVHEDMKKFFDGFPSKSHPMGQLSSLIGALAAFNPESLKQGLSAEEVNLEIIRLLAKMSTLVSWIHKKSLGHPVVYPQNKYDYVTNFMYMTFGERTEEYQIDPVVVDAMNKLLILHADHEQNCSTSTVRIVGSSDANLYASISAGISALWGPLHGGANQAVIEMLEKIKNDGGDTDKWIAKAKDKNDPFRLMGFGHRVYKNFDPRAKIIKKACDDILEKLGVQDEVLEIAKKLEEHALKDPYFVERKLYPNVDFYSGIIYRALGFPTEMFTVLFALGRLPGWIAQWKEMKENKEPIGRPRQIYTGVADRDYTPINNR from the coding sequence ATGTCAGAAACAGCACAACTAACCATAGGCGACAAGGTTATTGATCTTCCCGTTATTGAAGGTACCGAACACGAAAAAGCAGTAGATATTTCAAAATTGCGCGATCAGTCGGGCTATGTCACCTTAGATATTGGTTACAAAAATACCGGCGCTACTAAAAGTGCTATCACATTTCTCGACGGCGAGCAGGGGATACTTAAATACAGGGGATACCCAATTGAGCAATTAGCCGAAAAATCAACTTTTATTGAGGTTGCATACCTTTTAATATACGGCGATCTTCCTACAGAACAGCAGTTAAAAGATTTCCAGTATCAGATCAACCGCCACACACTGGTACACGAGGATATGAAGAAGTTTTTTGATGGTTTCCCGTCAAAATCACACCCAATGGGCCAACTGTCTTCTTTGATCGGTGCGCTTGCTGCATTTAATCCTGAATCATTAAAACAAGGTTTGAGCGCTGAAGAAGTAAACCTTGAGATTATCAGGCTGCTGGCTAAAATGAGCACGCTGGTATCATGGATCCATAAAAAGTCACTTGGCCATCCTGTGGTTTATCCGCAAAACAAGTACGACTATGTTACTAACTTTATGTACATGACCTTTGGTGAGCGTACAGAAGAGTATCAGATTGATCCGGTTGTGGTTGATGCCATGAACAAACTTTTGATCCTGCATGCTGATCACGAGCAAAACTGTTCTACCTCAACTGTGCGTATAGTAGGTTCATCTGATGCTAATCTTTATGCATCTATTTCGGCAGGTATATCTGCACTATGGGGCCCGCTGCATGGTGGCGCTAACCAGGCAGTGATAGAGATGCTGGAGAAGATCAAAAATGATGGCGGCGATACCGATAAATGGATTGCTAAAGCAAAAGATAAAAACGATCCTTTCAGATTAATGGGCTTTGGTCATCGCGTTTACAAAAACTTCGACCCGCGCGCCAAGATCATTAAAAAGGCTTGCGACGATATCCTTGAAAAATTAGGCGTACAAGATGAGGTGCTTGAAATTGCCAAGAAACTGGAAGAGCATGCCCTGAAAGACCCTTATTTTGTAGAGCGTAAGCTGTATCCAAACGTAGATTTCTATTCAGGTATCATTTACCGTGCATTAGGTTTCCCTACCGAAATGTTTACCGTATTGTTTGCCTTAGGCCGTTTACCTGGATGGATTGCTCAATGGAAAGAAATGAAAGAAAATAAAGAGCCTATTGGCCGTCCGCGCCAGATCTATACCGGTGTTGCAGACAGGGATTATACGCCAATAAATAATCGTTAA
- a CDS encoding ABC transporter permease, whose amino-acid sequence MLFLKLFRESFLFAFDALRQNKLRTLLSLLGVTIGIFTIIAVFSAVDTLRNNLQQSVNKLGSNSIYVQKWPWIAGGDYPWWKFMQRPVPNLRDFAELQRRSQTADGISYEASVDNRTIKYGSNTINGVSIYAVTQDHDKTWNFDFSEGRYFTDMESKTGAPVANIGHDIAEALFPEGNAIGKQIKIMGRYVTVIGVFNKEGDDILGISDDKVVQIPLNFARNVIDVQNEKYNPQIVVKGKPGLSDVEVESELKGLMRNIRRLQPREDDNFALNKTTILSNQLDSLFTVVNVAGLIIGGFSVVVGGFGIANIMFVSVKERTPIIGIQKSLGAKNYFIMLQFLVEAVVLCLMGGLIGLFFVYLGTFAVKAVADLNIVLDMKNIIVGIGTSVAIGIISGIIPAYSASKLDPVEAIRSN is encoded by the coding sequence ATGCTATTTTTAAAACTTTTCAGGGAAAGCTTTTTATTTGCTTTTGACGCGTTGCGCCAAAACAAGCTTCGTACGTTGCTCTCATTGCTGGGGGTAACCATCGGTATATTTACCATTATTGCGGTGTTCTCAGCCGTTGATACTTTGCGTAATAACCTGCAGCAAAGCGTTAATAAACTGGGGAGCAATAGTATTTATGTACAAAAGTGGCCCTGGATTGCCGGCGGCGATTACCCGTGGTGGAAATTTATGCAGCGCCCTGTACCAAACCTGCGCGACTTTGCGGAATTGCAACGCCGCAGCCAAACTGCCGATGGCATATCATACGAAGCAAGTGTGGATAACCGGACCATTAAATACGGCAGTAATACCATTAACGGTGTATCTATATATGCGGTAACGCAAGACCATGACAAAACCTGGAACTTTGATTTTTCTGAAGGCCGGTATTTTACCGATATGGAATCGAAAACCGGAGCGCCCGTTGCCAACATCGGCCACGATATTGCCGAGGCGCTATTTCCGGAAGGCAATGCCATAGGTAAGCAGATAAAGATCATGGGTCGTTATGTAACGGTAATAGGCGTGTTTAATAAAGAAGGAGATGACATTTTAGGTATATCAGACGACAAGGTGGTGCAAATACCGCTAAATTTTGCACGCAATGTTATTGATGTACAAAACGAAAAATATAATCCTCAGATTGTAGTAAAAGGCAAACCGGGCTTAAGCGACGTGGAAGTTGAAAGTGAGCTGAAGGGCTTAATGCGTAATATCCGCAGGCTGCAGCCAAGAGAGGATGATAATTTTGCTCTCAATAAAACTACTATTTTATCCAACCAGCTTGATAGCTTGTTTACAGTGGTAAACGTCGCAGGCCTAATCATAGGTGGTTTCTCGGTTGTTGTGGGCGGCTTTGGTATTGCCAACATTATGTTTGTATCCGTAAAGGAGCGTACGCCAATTATCGGTATACAAAAATCACTTGGCGCTAAAAATTACTTTATCATGCTTCAGTTCCTTGTCGAGGCGGTGGTATTGTGCCTTATGGGCGGTTTAATAGGCCTTTTCTTTGTTTACCTGGGCACGTTTGCCGTTAAAGCAGTTGCCGACCTTAATATTGTGCTTGATATGAAGAATATCATCGTGGGTATAGGTACTTCGGTAGCAATAGGCATAATTTCGGGCATTATACCGGCCTATTCCGCTTCAAAACTTGATCCGGTAGAGGCGATCAGGTCTAATTGA
- the queA gene encoding tRNA preQ1(34) S-adenosylmethionine ribosyltransferase-isomerase QueA, translating into MKLSQFKFNLPDSLIAHTPAEARDEARLMVLHRDSGKIEHKIFKDVLDYFDNKDVMILNNTKVFPARMYGNKEKTGATIEVFLLRELNKELRLWDVLVDPARKIRVGNKLYFGDDDLLVAEVVDNTTSRGRTIRFLFDGTDEEFRQNIEILGETPLPKYIKRKATAEDKERYQTIFAKNEGAVAAPTAGLHFSRELMKRLELKGVEFAEVTLHVGLGTFRPVEVEDLTKHKMDSEQFIIEQKQADIVNRAIEAKKRVCAVGTTSMRTIESAVSANKTLKAANDWTSKFIFPPYDFSIANSMVTNFHTPESTLLMMICAFGGYENVMNAYEIAVKEKYRFYSYGDAMLII; encoded by the coding sequence ATGAAACTATCCCAGTTTAAATTTAATTTGCCTGATTCACTGATAGCTCACACTCCGGCTGAAGCTCGTGATGAGGCACGTTTAATGGTGCTACATCGTGATTCTGGTAAAATCGAACATAAAATTTTTAAAGACGTACTGGATTATTTCGACAATAAAGACGTAATGATCCTTAACAATACCAAAGTTTTCCCTGCCCGTATGTATGGCAACAAAGAGAAAACCGGTGCTACCATCGAAGTATTTTTACTGCGCGAGCTTAACAAAGAGCTGCGTTTGTGGGACGTATTAGTTGACCCTGCACGTAAAATACGCGTTGGCAACAAACTTTATTTTGGTGATGACGACCTGTTGGTTGCCGAGGTTGTAGATAACACTACATCACGCGGCCGTACTATCCGTTTCCTATTTGACGGCACCGACGAAGAGTTTCGCCAGAATATTGAAATTTTGGGTGAAACACCGCTTCCAAAATATATTAAACGTAAGGCTACTGCTGAAGATAAAGAGCGTTACCAAACCATTTTTGCTAAAAATGAAGGTGCGGTTGCTGCCCCTACTGCGGGTTTACACTTTAGCCGTGAGCTGATGAAACGCCTTGAACTTAAAGGTGTGGAATTTGCCGAGGTTACTTTGCACGTTGGTTTAGGAACCTTCCGCCCGGTTGAGGTTGAAGATTTAACCAAACATAAAATGGACTCTGAGCAATTCATCATTGAGCAAAAACAAGCTGATATTGTAAACAGGGCTATTGAAGCTAAAAAACGTGTTTGCGCGGTAGGTACTACTTCAATGCGTACTATCGAATCGGCTGTATCAGCTAACAAAACGTTAAAAGCTGCTAACGACTGGACCAGTAAGTTTATTTTCCCTCCTTACGATTTCAGCATTGCCAATTCAATGGTAACCAACTTCCATACGCCGGAATCAACTTTATTGATGATGATCTGTGCTTTTGGCGGTTATGAAAACGTAATGAATGCTTACGAAATTGCTGTTAAAGAAAAATACCGTTTCTACAGCTATGGCGACGCCATGTTAATTATCTAA
- a CDS encoding 2-C-methyl-D-erythritol 4-phosphate cytidylyltransferase: protein MQSQIKSYAIIVAGGTGTRMQSTVPKQFLLLNGLPVMMHTITAFKNSSYQPDIIVVMNPDFHDHWKSLCEEYNFTTEHQLVLGGETRFHSVRNGLSAVKELNAVVAIQDAVRPLTPIEVIDNAYSKAIEKGNAVVAIQSRDSVRQLKNGVSQHLDRSEIYLVQTPQTFLMPVLKNAYDASYMATFTDDASVVEHSGVDINLVEGSQENIKITYPEDIAIAALIQKKLPDK from the coding sequence GTGCAATCACAAATAAAATCTTATGCTATAATTGTTGCCGGCGGCACAGGCACACGCATGCAAAGCACAGTACCTAAGCAGTTTTTGCTGCTTAATGGCTTACCTGTAATGATGCATACCATAACGGCATTTAAAAACAGCAGCTACCAGCCCGACATTATTGTAGTCATGAACCCGGATTTTCATGACCACTGGAAATCACTTTGTGAGGAATATAACTTTACCACAGAACACCAACTGGTGCTGGGTGGCGAAACTCGCTTTCATTCTGTAAGAAACGGGCTATCGGCTGTTAAAGAATTAAATGCCGTTGTAGCCATACAAGATGCCGTTAGGCCGCTTACCCCCATCGAAGTAATTGATAATGCTTACAGCAAGGCTATTGAAAAGGGAAATGCAGTTGTGGCTATACAAAGCCGCGACTCAGTAAGGCAATTAAAAAACGGTGTATCACAACATCTGGACCGCAGCGAGATTTACCTGGTACAAACGCCGCAGACGTTCTTAATGCCAGTGCTCAAAAATGCTTATGATGCATCATATATGGCCACCTTTACTGATGATGCCAGCGTGGTTGAGCATAGCGGAGTAGACATCAATTTGGTAGAAGGCAGCCAGGAAAATATTAAAATTACTTATCCGGAAGATATTGCCATTGCCGCACTGATACAAAAAAAGCTACCTGATAAATAG
- a CDS encoding lmo0937 family membrane protein, giving the protein MRGLLYIIAVILIIGWALGVFVYSATGLIHVLLVIAIIALLLGIIRRA; this is encoded by the coding sequence ATGAGAGGCTTACTTTACATTATTGCCGTTATTCTGATCATAGGATGGGCATTAGGCGTATTCGTTTATTCAGCTACAGGCTTAATCCACGTATTATTAGTAATTGCAATTATTGCTTTGTTACTTGGCATTATCCGCCGGGCATAA
- a CDS encoding DUF2795 domain-containing protein, translating into MYWTLELASHLEDAPWPATKDELIDYAIRSGAPVEVIENLQALEDDGEPYENIEEIWPDYPTKDDFFFNEDEY; encoded by the coding sequence ATGTACTGGACACTCGAACTTGCATCGCATCTTGAAGATGCTCCATGGCCTGCAACCAAAGACGAATTAATTGACTATGCAATACGCTCTGGCGCTCCTGTTGAAGTTATTGAGAATCTGCAGGCGCTTGAAGATGACGGCGAACCGTATGAAAACATAGAAGAAATATGGCCAGATTACCCTACAAAAGACGATTTCTTTTTTAACGAAGACGAGTACTAA
- a CDS encoding cob(I)yrinic acid a,c-diamide adenosyltransferase: MKIYTKTGDKGYTSLIGGTRVPKYDIRIDSYGTVDELNSYIGLIRDQEITEHDKSVLKEIQDRLFTIGSSLAADPERSRMQIPDLHQGDVELLEQEMDKMNEILPELKHFILPGGNNTISYCHIARCVCRRAERLVVHLAQESQVDEKVIIYLNRLSDYLFTLARKVGYEQQIAENQWIPRV; encoded by the coding sequence ATGAAGATTTATACCAAAACCGGAGATAAAGGCTATACATCGCTTATTGGCGGTACGCGTGTACCCAAATATGATATCCGTATCGATAGCTACGGCACTGTAGATGAATTGAACTCTTATATCGGGTTGATCCGTGATCAGGAAATTACTGAACATGATAAGAGTGTATTGAAAGAAATACAAGATCGTTTGTTTACCATAGGCTCATCTTTAGCTGCCGATCCTGAACGGTCGAGAATGCAAATACCCGACCTGCACCAGGGAGATGTTGAACTGCTTGAGCAGGAGATGGATAAAATGAATGAAATTTTACCAGAACTAAAACATTTTATATTGCCCGGGGGTAATAACACCATCTCGTATTGCCATATTGCGCGTTGTGTATGCCGGCGTGCAGAGCGCCTGGTTGTACACCTTGCGCAGGAAAGCCAGGTAGACGAGAAGGTGATTATTTACCTGAACAGGCTTAGCGATTACCTGTTCACCCTTGCCAGGAAAGTAGGGTATGAACAGCAAATAGCTGAAAATCAATGGATACCAAGGGTTTAA